In Acaryochloris thomasi RCC1774, a genomic segment contains:
- the gap gene encoding type I glyceraldehyde-3-phosphate dehydrogenase, with protein sequence MIRVAINGFGRIGRNFMRCWLLRENSNIEVVAINDTSDPKTNSHLLRYDSMLGRLDADIRPDGDTIIANGHVVKCTSDRNPANLPWGAWDIDMVVESTGVFVTKEGAGKHIDAGAKKVLITAPGKGGVGMYVVGVNHEDYDPNDAILSNASCTTNCLAPVAKVLHENFGIVQGLITTTHSYTGDQRILDASHRDLRRARAAAVNIVPTSTGAAAAVGSVIPALQGKLNGIALRVPTPNVSVCDFVAQIEKSAIAEEVNEVLKNASNNGMKGIITVCDEPLVSGDFKGHDSSSIVDAALTMTMGGSMIKVICWYDNEWGYSQRVLDLAEYVAAKW encoded by the coding sequence GTGATTAGAGTAGCGATCAACGGGTTCGGGCGGATTGGACGAAATTTTATGCGGTGCTGGTTGCTGCGGGAGAACAGCAACATTGAGGTTGTTGCTATCAACGACACCTCTGATCCCAAGACAAATTCGCACCTGCTACGCTACGACTCTATGCTCGGACGGCTTGATGCCGATATTCGTCCTGATGGCGATACCATCATTGCCAATGGTCACGTCGTGAAGTGTACCTCTGACCGCAACCCCGCCAACTTACCCTGGGGTGCTTGGGACATTGACATGGTCGTGGAATCTACAGGTGTTTTCGTCACTAAGGAAGGTGCTGGCAAGCACATTGATGCGGGTGCAAAGAAAGTTCTGATTACGGCTCCCGGCAAGGGTGGCGTGGGCATGTATGTGGTTGGCGTCAACCATGAAGACTATGACCCCAATGATGCAATTCTCAGCAACGCAAGCTGTACCACTAACTGCTTAGCACCTGTTGCAAAAGTTCTGCATGAAAACTTTGGTATTGTGCAGGGCTTGATTACAACAACCCACAGTTATACCGGTGACCAACGAATTTTGGATGCCAGTCACCGCGACCTAAGACGGGCGCGAGCTGCCGCGGTTAATATCGTACCGACTTCCACTGGAGCGGCGGCGGCTGTGGGTAGCGTGATTCCGGCACTGCAGGGCAAATTAAATGGAATTGCTCTGCGAGTTCCAACGCCTAACGTATCAGTTTGCGATTTCGTCGCTCAAATTGAGAAATCTGCGATTGCAGAAGAAGTCAATGAAGTGCTCAAAAATGCCTCGAATAACGGCATGAAGGGGATCATCACAGTCTGTGACGAGCCTTTAGTCTCAGGTGACTTCAAAGGACATGATTCATCTTCAATTGTTGATGCGGCGTTGACCATGACCATGGGCGGCAGCATGATTAAGGTGATCTGCTGGTATGACAATGAGTGGGGCTACAGCCAGCGCGTTCTTGACCTTGCTGAGTACGTTGCTGCTAAGTGGTAG
- a CDS encoding thioredoxin domain-containing protein, which translates to MAQDAVPYEVAIASQKPTILEFYADWCSVCQSMAPTMQTLEQQYGEDINFVMLNVDEAQWLPQMDQYDVTGVPQFTLLNEQQSLVKSLVGRIPQIILADEFEQLS; encoded by the coding sequence ATGGCTCAAGATGCTGTGCCCTATGAGGTTGCGATCGCATCTCAAAAACCCACCATTCTAGAATTCTATGCTGACTGGTGTTCCGTCTGTCAGTCTATGGCTCCCACAATGCAAACCCTAGAGCAGCAATATGGTGAAGATATCAACTTCGTCATGCTCAACGTGGACGAAGCGCAGTGGCTCCCCCAGATGGATCAATACGACGTGACGGGCGTCCCACAATTTACACTACTCAATGAACAACAATCTTTAGTAAAAAGCCTCGTAGGTCGGATTCCTCAGATCATTTTGGCCGATGAATTTGAGCAGCTATCGTAA
- a CDS encoding ABC transporter ATP-binding protein, which translates to MPDPILEVSNLQVQFKAETQTVKAVDDVSFVLHRGQTLGIVGESGSGKSVTSLSLMRLVPSPPGEIVNGDIWFHGRTKNDEAPINLLQLPLRDMQKYRGSQISMIFQEPMSSLNPVYTCGFQLIEAILLHKDISKVEARRSAVALLQEVKLIPSDAELKQLAIQSSSTDINEAEIQQQINQQKRSFLDRYPHELSGGQIQRVMIAMAISCDPAILIADEPTTALDVTVQATILDLLRELRDSRGMSIIFVTHDLGIIAEIADSVAVMFRGKIVEVGSVQQIFSEPQHPYTQGLLACRPQPHKRLEYLPTISAFMAAAEQAETAEKDFNRSAASPLTIAEIPESAIQQRLTDLKKHEPLMMVRDLQVFFPVRGMFGQTARYVTAVNGVTFNVYPGETLGLVGESGCGKTTLGRTLVRLIEPTSGYINFEGNNITALRGKPLRTLRQNLQIIFQDPNSSLDPRMSIGAAIMEPMKIAGGVPTDNGWSKNRKEMRDRIAYLLERVDLNPDAMNRYPHEFSGGQRQRVCIARALALNPRFIICDESVSALDVSVQAQVLNLLKELQKEFSLTYIFISHDLSVVKFMSDRIMVMNRGKIEEIGPAEAVYQAPEKEYTKQLIASIPTGIPPEALSA; encoded by the coding sequence ATGCCCGACCCCATTCTGGAGGTTAGCAACCTACAAGTACAGTTCAAAGCTGAGACCCAGACTGTCAAAGCAGTAGACGATGTCTCCTTTGTGCTTCATCGGGGCCAAACCCTAGGAATTGTGGGGGAATCTGGCTCAGGCAAATCAGTAACGTCTTTATCGCTCATGCGTTTGGTGCCCAGCCCACCCGGTGAAATTGTCAACGGTGACATCTGGTTTCACGGTCGCACAAAGAATGACGAGGCTCCCATCAACCTGCTGCAGCTCCCACTTCGGGATATGCAAAAATATCGCGGCTCCCAGATCTCAATGATCTTTCAGGAACCCATGAGTTCCCTCAATCCCGTCTATACCTGTGGATTTCAGCTCATTGAAGCCATCCTTCTTCATAAAGATATTTCTAAAGTAGAAGCCCGTCGCAGTGCCGTTGCCCTCCTGCAAGAAGTAAAGCTGATCCCCAGCGATGCAGAACTGAAGCAGCTAGCAATACAGTCAAGCAGCACAGACATCAATGAAGCCGAGATTCAGCAGCAAATTAATCAGCAGAAACGCTCGTTTTTAGACCGCTATCCCCATGAACTGTCTGGCGGACAGATTCAACGGGTGATGATTGCGATGGCCATCTCCTGTGACCCCGCAATTTTGATCGCCGATGAACCCACGACGGCACTGGACGTGACGGTACAGGCCACAATTTTAGACCTGCTGCGCGAACTGCGAGACAGCAGAGGCATGTCAATTATCTTCGTCACCCACGACTTGGGCATCATTGCTGAAATCGCCGATAGTGTCGCCGTCATGTTCCGGGGCAAAATTGTCGAAGTTGGCTCTGTTCAGCAAATTTTTTCTGAACCTCAGCACCCTTACACCCAAGGTCTTCTGGCCTGTCGCCCCCAGCCCCACAAACGTCTTGAGTATCTGCCGACTATCAGTGCCTTCATGGCTGCCGCCGAACAGGCAGAAACAGCAGAGAAAGATTTCAATCGCTCCGCCGCGTCCCCTCTGACCATCGCAGAAATTCCTGAGTCAGCCATCCAGCAGCGGCTCACGGACTTGAAAAAGCACGAACCTTTAATGATGGTCCGAGACCTCCAGGTTTTTTTCCCGGTCAGGGGAATGTTTGGGCAGACCGCCCGCTACGTTACCGCTGTCAACGGCGTCACCTTCAACGTCTATCCGGGTGAAACACTGGGCTTAGTTGGAGAGTCTGGCTGCGGCAAAACAACGCTAGGTCGCACATTGGTGCGCTTGATCGAACCCACCAGCGGCTACATCAATTTTGAGGGGAACAACATCACCGCGCTGCGCGGGAAACCGCTGCGAACCCTGCGGCAAAATCTGCAGATCATTTTTCAAGACCCCAACAGCTCCCTCGACCCCCGCATGAGTATTGGGGCCGCAATTATGGAACCGATGAAAATTGCCGGTGGGGTACCTACTGATAACGGCTGGTCAAAAAATCGTAAAGAAATGCGCGATCGCATCGCCTACTTACTCGAACGGGTTGATCTCAACCCAGACGCCATGAATCGCTATCCCCACGAATTCTCTGGGGGCCAGCGGCAGCGCGTCTGTATCGCCCGTGCCCTAGCCCTCAACCCCAGATTTATCATCTGCGATGAATCGGTCTCGGCCCTAGATGTTTCAGTCCAGGCCCAGGTGCTCAATCTACTCAAAGAGCTGCAGAAAGAATTTTCGTTAACGTATATTTTTATTTCCCATGATCTGAGCGTTGTTAAATTTATGAGCGATCGCATCATGGTTATGAATCGCGGAAAGATCGAAGAAATTGGCCCTGCCGAAGCGGTCTATCAGGCTCCTGAGAAGGAATATACCAAGCAGCTGATTGCCTCTATCCCCACTGGAATTCCGCCAGAAGCCCTCTCTGCTTAA